Proteins encoded in a region of the Candidatus Hydrogenedentota bacterium genome:
- a CDS encoding serine protease: MNGRVLRIACAALALLAWRAIAEADVEAIAARALPAVILIHGTRADTGARVQGSGCVVHPDGYVLATAHQAEGVRDFEGQFADGTRVPLSLVRSEPAIEYALFKTDRPLPAHAPIGDALTVRSGAPIVSIASPRNLEFATVSGTVSNPSKEYNGYPVLLVSLTATHGSSGGPVFDREGRLIGLISGGLTEVDFTIVNKINNAYPLLKSIGARLLGDDFAEAGRLVPAPGASEAELRAIDAYNRGVSADGVEEKIAAYGLATTLLPAFFEAHFNLALAESSAGDLEAAAKAYLRADALRPDSVAVKRNLGRLYLRARQYEDAAAVFAEALRLAPEDARSHNDLGEAHRRAGKHAEAIRHFRDALRLNDSAPGVHYNLALSLSAQGEAAQAIRHFEAYLALSPGAEDTAEVRAWIEKLKQ; encoded by the coding sequence ATGAACGGGCGTGTATTGCGAATTGCGTGCGCCGCGCTGGCGCTGCTTGCGTGGCGGGCCATCGCGGAGGCCGATGTGGAGGCCATCGCCGCGAGAGCGCTCCCCGCCGTGATCCTCATACACGGGACGCGCGCGGACACCGGCGCGCGGGTACAGGGCAGCGGCTGCGTGGTGCATCCCGACGGTTACGTTCTCGCGACGGCGCACCAGGCGGAAGGGGTTCGGGATTTCGAGGGCCAGTTCGCGGATGGAACGCGCGTGCCGCTTTCGCTGGTCCGCTCTGAACCCGCGATCGAGTACGCGCTGTTCAAGACGGACCGCCCGCTTCCGGCGCACGCGCCCATCGGCGACGCGCTCACGGTTCGCAGCGGGGCGCCGATCGTTTCCATCGCCTCGCCCAGGAACCTGGAATTCGCAACGGTGAGCGGAACGGTGTCGAATCCGTCGAAAGAGTACAACGGCTATCCGGTGCTGCTGGTCTCGCTGACGGCGACCCACGGGTCGAGCGGGGGGCCGGTCTTTGATCGGGAGGGCCGCCTGATCGGGCTGATCAGCGGCGGGCTGACCGAGGTGGATTTCACCATTGTGAACAAGATTAACAACGCCTACCCGCTTCTGAAATCGATCGGCGCGCGTTTGCTGGGCGACGACTTCGCGGAGGCGGGCAGGCTGGTTCCGGCGCCGGGCGCGTCCGAGGCGGAGCTGCGGGCGATTGATGCGTACAACCGGGGCGTGTCGGCGGATGGCGTGGAGGAAAAAATCGCCGCGTACGGGCTCGCCACGACGCTATTGCCAGCTTTTTTCGAGGCGCACTTCAACCTGGCCCTGGCCGAATCGTCGGCGGGGGATCTGGAGGCGGCGGCGAAAGCCTACCTGCGCGCCGACGCGTTGCGCCCGGACTCCGTCGCGGTCAAGCGGAACCTTGGGCGGCTCTACCTTCGCGCGCGGCAGTACGAGGACGCGGCGGCGGTTTTTGCGGAGGCGCTCCGGCTTGCGCCGGAGGACGCGCGCAGCCACAATGATCTGGGCGAGGCGCACCGCCGTGCGGGAAAGCACGCGGAGGCCATTCGCCATTTCCGGGATGCCCTGCGGCTGAACGACAGCGCGCCGGGCGTGCATTACAATCTCGCGCTGAGCCTTTCGGCCCAGGGCGAGGCTGCGCAGGCCATCCGGCATTTCGAGGCGTATCTGGCCCTGTCTCCCGGCGCGGAGGACACGGCGGAGGTGCGGGCGTGGATCGAGAAACTCAAGCAGTGA